The Seriola aureovittata isolate HTS-2021-v1 ecotype China chromosome 3, ASM2101889v1, whole genome shotgun sequence genome includes a region encoding these proteins:
- the LOC130166427 gene encoding N-alpha-acetyltransferase 15, NatA auxiliary subunit, with translation MPTVTLPPKENALFKRILRCYEHKQYRNGLKFCKQILSNPKFAEHGETLAMKGLTLNCLGKKEEAYDLVRRGLRNDLRSHVCWHVYGLLQRSDKKYDEAIKCYRNALKWDKDNLQILRDLSLLQIQMRDLEGYRETRYQLLQLRPAQRASWIGYAIAYHLLEDYEMAAKIIEEFRKTQQTSPDKVDYEYSELLLYQNQVLREAGLYKEALEHLSNYEKQICDKLAVEETRGELLLKLERLDEATEVYRRLQERNPENWSYYHGLENALKPSSVEERHKIYEEAWEKFPKGLVPRRLPLNFLSGEKFRECLDRYLRMNFSKGCPPVFTTLKSLYNDKEKVAIIEELVVSYETSLKSCRMFSQNDDGKEEPPTTLLWVQYFLAQHYDMVGQQTLALEYINAAIESTPTLIELFLIKAKIYKHAGNIREAAQWMDEAQALDTADRFINSKCAKYMLKAGMIKEAEEMCSKFTREGASAVENLNEMQCMWFQTECALAYKGMNKFGEALKKCHEIERHFVEITDDQFDFHTYCMRKMTLRSYVDLLKLEDVLRMHPFYYKAAITAIQIYLSLHDNPLTDDSKELQADTANLSDKELKKLRNKQRRAQKKAQLEEEKKNAEKEKQLKNQKKKKEDDDEEIGGPKEELVPDKLVKVENPLEEAVKFLMPLKHLVKDKIDTHLLAFEIYFRKEKYLLMLQSVKRALAIDPDHPWLHQCLVRFFKGVSESKDLPEVVRTVLKQEITRLFGDSNAKSFNQAYLSKHSNSIPHRLAAAKMMVYLDSLTETKAAELATALDESLNNRGIQICTEVLEGLRSGVLGDCKDRVEPYRAECHKLYPYTLAFMPPGYEENTKIANGDVSTETEELANEM, from the exons ATGCCGACAGTTACTTTACCGCCGAAAGAGAACGCTCTCTTCAAGAGGATTCTG CGATGTTACGAACACAAACAGTACAGAAACGGGCTCAAGTTCTGCAAACAAATCCTGTCCAACCCCAAGTTTGCAGAGCATGGAG AGACCCTGGCGATGAAGGGTTTGACCCTGAACTGTCTGGGGAAAAAGGAGGAGGCCTACGACCTGGTGAGAAGAGGCCTCCGCAACGACCTCAGGAGCCACGTCT GTTGGCACGTTTACGGTCTACTGCAGCGCTCGGATAAGAAGTATGATGAGGCCATCAAGTGTTACCGCAATGCTCTGAAGTGGGACAAGGACAACCTGCAGATCCTCCGAGACCTGTCCCTGCTTCAGATCCAGATGAGAGACCTGGAGGGCTACAGG GAGACACGGTACCAGCTGTTGCAGCTGCGTCCCGCCCAGCGGGCTTCCTGGATTGGATACGCCATTGCTTATCACCTCCTGGAGGACTACGAGATGGCTGCGAAGATCATTGAGGAGTTTaggaaaacacaacag ACATCTCCCGACAAAGTTGACTACGAGTACAGCGAGCTGCTGCTGTACCAGAACCAGGTCCTGAGGGAGGCAGGCCTCTATAAGGAGGCGCTCGAGCATCTGTCCAACTATGAGAAGCAGATCTGTGACAAACTGGCAGTGGAGGAGACACGAG GAGAGTTGCTGTTGAAGCTCGAGCGTCTGGACGAAGCAACAGAAGTGTATCGTCGTCTGCAGGAGAGGAACCCAGAGAACTGGTCCTATTACCACGGCCTGGAGAATGCCCTAAAGCCAA GCAGTGTAGAGGAGAGACACAAGATCTATGAGGAAGCCTGGGAGAAGTTTCCCAAAGGACTGGTTCCTCGTCGGCTGCCCCTCAACTTCCTCTCTG gtgaGAAGTTCAGAGAGTGTCTTGACAGATATCTGAGGATGAACTTCAGTAAAGGCTGTCCGCCTGTCTTCACCACACTCAAATCACTGTACAACGACAAAGAAAAG GTGGCAATAATAGAGGAGTTGGTGGTCAGCTATGAAACCTCATTAAAAAGCTGTAGAATGTTCAGCCAGAATG ATGATGGAAAGGAGGAGCCACCGACCACGTTGCTCTGGGTGCAGTACTTCCTGGCACAGCACTACGATATGGTTGGCCAGCAGACACTGGCTTTAGAATATATCAACGCAGCCATTGAGAGCACGCCTACGCTCATTGAACTCTTCCTTATCAAAGCCAAGATTTACAAG CATGCTGGGAACATCAGAGAGGCTGCTCAGTGGATGGATGAGGCCCAGGCTTTAGACACAGCTGACAGATTCATCAACTCCAAGTGTGCCAAGTACATGCTGAAGGCTGGCATGATCAAAGAGGCTGAGGAAATGTGCTCCAAGTTCACACGG GAGGGAGCATCAGCAGTGGAGAATCTGAATGAGATGCAGTGCATGTGGTTCCAGACGGAGTGTGCACTCGCCTACAAGGGAATGAACAAGTTTGGGGAAGCCCTCAAGAAGTGCCACGAGATCGAAAGG CATTTTGTGGAGATCACAGACGATCAGTTTGATTTCCACACCTACTGCATGAGGAAGATGACGCTACGCTCTTACGTGGACCTACTGAAGCTGGAGGACGTGCTCCGGATGCATCCCTTCTACTATAAGGCTGCCATCACCGCCATCCAGATCTACCTGAGCCTCCACGACAATCCCCTGACTGACGACAGCAAGGAGCTGCAGGCTGACACTG CGAATCTCTCGGACAAAGAGCTGAAGAAGCTTAGGAACAAGCAGCGGAGAGCCCAGAAGAAGGCAcaactggaggaggagaagaagaacgcagagaaggagaagcagctaaagaaccagaagaagaagaaggaggatgatgatgaggagatCGGAGGGCCCAAAGAGGAGCTCGTTCCGGACAAACTGGTCAAG GTAGAAAATCCACTGGAAGAAGCCGTCAAGTTCCTGATGCCTCTCAAACACCTGGTCAAAGACAAAATTGACACACACCTGCTGGCTTTTGAGATCTACTTCAGGAAAG AAAAATACCTGTTGATGCTCCAATCAGTGAAGAGAGCGTTGGCCATTGACCCAGACCACCCATGGCTACACCAGTGTCTAGTACGCTTCTTTAAAGGAG tcTCGGAGAGCAAGGACCTGCCGGAGGTGGTCAGGACGGTGCTGAAGCAGGAGATCACCCGGCTGTTTGGAGACAGCAATGCTAAGAGCTTCAACCAGGCCTACCTCAGCAAGCACTCCAACTCCATACCACACCGACTGGCTG CTGCGAAGATGATGGTGTATCTGGACTCACTGACAGAAACGAAGGCAGCGGAGCTGGCCACTGCACTAGATGAGTCACTCAACAACAGAGGCATACAG ATCTGTACGGAGGTCCTGGAGGGTCTTCGGAGCGGTGTCCTGGGCGACTGTAAAGACCGTGTGGAGCCGTATCGCGCCGAGTGTCACAAGCTTTACCCCTATACGTTAGCTTTCATGCCCCCTGGATATGAGGAGAACACCAAGATCGCCAATGGAGACGTTTCCACGGAAACGGAGGAGCTAGCCAATGAGATGTGA